One genomic segment of Mycolicibacterium psychrotolerans includes these proteins:
- a CDS encoding LLM class F420-dependent oxidoreductase, translating to MKLGLQLGYWGAQPPDNHAELVAAAEDAGFDTVFTAEAWGSDAYTPLAWWGRETTRMRLGTSVIQLSARTPTACAMAALTLDHLSGGRHILGLGVSGPQVVEGWYGQKFPKPLARTREYIDILRQVWARQAPVHSDGPHYPLPLTGEGTTGLGKNLKPITHPLRADIPVMLGAEGPKNVALAAEICDGWLPIFYSPRIAAMYNEWLDEGFARPGARRTRETFEICATAQVVVTDDRPAIMELMKPHLALYMGGMGAEDTNFHADVYRRMGYAEVVDDVTRLFRSGQKDGKERAAKVIPDELVDDSAIVGDLSYVQEQVKAWEAAGVTMMVVGARSAEQIRDLAALV from the coding sequence ATGAAGTTGGGATTGCAGCTCGGATACTGGGGCGCGCAGCCGCCGGACAACCACGCCGAACTCGTCGCCGCGGCCGAGGACGCGGGCTTCGACACGGTGTTCACCGCCGAGGCGTGGGGCTCGGACGCCTACACCCCGCTGGCGTGGTGGGGCCGCGAGACCACCCGGATGCGTCTGGGCACCTCGGTGATCCAACTCTCCGCTCGCACCCCGACCGCGTGCGCGATGGCGGCGCTGACACTGGACCACCTGTCGGGCGGCCGGCACATCCTGGGCCTCGGCGTCTCCGGGCCCCAGGTGGTCGAGGGCTGGTACGGGCAGAAGTTCCCGAAACCGCTGGCCCGCACCCGCGAGTACATCGACATCCTGCGCCAGGTGTGGGCCCGGCAGGCGCCGGTGCACAGCGACGGTCCGCACTATCCACTGCCGCTGACCGGTGAGGGAACCACCGGGCTGGGGAAGAACCTGAAGCCGATCACACATCCGCTGCGCGCCGACATCCCGGTCATGCTGGGCGCCGAGGGGCCCAAGAACGTCGCGCTTGCCGCCGAGATCTGCGACGGGTGGCTGCCGATCTTCTACTCGCCGCGGATCGCGGCCATGTACAACGAGTGGCTGGACGAGGGCTTCGCCCGGCCGGGGGCGCGCCGCACCCGGGAGACGTTCGAGATCTGCGCGACGGCGCAGGTCGTCGTCACCGACGACCGCCCGGCGATCATGGAGTTGATGAAGCCGCACCTGGCGCTCTACATGGGCGGGATGGGCGCCGAGGACACCAACTTCCATGCCGACGTCTACCGCCGGATGGGCTACGCCGAGGTCGTCGACGACGTCACCCGGCTGTTCCGCAGTGGACAGAAGGACGGCAAAGAGCGAGCGGCGAAGGTCATTCCCGACGAGCTGGTCGACGACTCGGCGATCGTCGGCGATCTGTCCTACGTGCAGGAGCAGGTCAAGGCGTGGGAAGCCGCCGGAGTCACGATGATGGTGGTCGGTGCCCGGTCCGCCGAACAGATCCGGGATCTCGCCGCGCTGGTGTAG
- a CDS encoding acetoacetate decarboxylase family protein → MTQHTIAGTVLTMPVRVRTAHQHTAMFVVDADAAQRMIDYSGLRVCRFGRGHRRSLVVLMLMRYEDTDLGQYWEYGTNVMVNPPGSHAEGLTALQSAGAFVHHLPVDQAFTLEAGRTIWGYPKVMADFSIRTGRTFGFDVRIDGRLAVGMDFKPGLPVPAAFTSRPQVHSTYSYADGVIRETPGEMRMTGVRYRPGGVDLRLGDHPYAAELAALGLPKRALVSSSAANVDMTFGDAKEIV, encoded by the coding sequence GTGACTCAACACACCATCGCCGGCACGGTCCTGACCATGCCGGTGCGTGTACGCACCGCGCACCAGCACACGGCGATGTTCGTCGTCGACGCCGACGCCGCGCAGCGGATGATCGACTACAGCGGGCTACGCGTCTGCCGCTTCGGCCGGGGTCACCGCCGATCGCTCGTGGTCCTCATGCTGATGCGTTACGAGGACACCGATCTGGGCCAGTACTGGGAGTACGGCACCAACGTGATGGTCAATCCGCCGGGTTCGCACGCCGAGGGGCTCACGGCGCTGCAGTCCGCGGGCGCGTTCGTGCACCACCTTCCCGTCGACCAGGCCTTCACCCTCGAGGCGGGCCGCACGATTTGGGGCTACCCCAAGGTGATGGCGGATTTCTCCATCCGCACCGGGCGCACGTTCGGGTTCGACGTGCGCATCGACGGGCGGTTGGCGGTCGGCATGGACTTCAAGCCCGGGCTGCCGGTCCCCGCGGCGTTCACGTCCCGCCCGCAGGTGCATTCGACGTACTCGTATGCCGACGGCGTGATCCGGGAGACGCCCGGGGAGATGCGGATGACGGGCGTGCGCTACCGGCCCGGCGGGGTGGACCTCCGCCTCGGCGACCACCCCTACGCCGCCGAACTCGCCGCACTCGGACTGCCGAAACGCGCCCTGGTGTCGAGTTCGGCTGCCAACGTGGACATGACATTCGGCGACGCCAAGGAGATCGTGTGA
- a CDS encoding cytochrome P450, whose amino-acid sequence MAPAKPDVDLADGNFYADGRAAREAYAWMRANQPVFRDRNGLAAATTYQAVLDAERNPELFSSTGGIRPDQPGMPYMIDMDDPSHILRRKLVNSGFTRKRVMDKVPSIERLCDALIDGVCERGEADFVRDIAAPLPMAVIGDMLGVLPEERDKLLEWSDDLVCGLSSTVDEQTIQKLMDTFAAYTAFTMEVIADRRANPTDDLFSVLVNAEVEGQKMSDDEIVFETLLILIGGDETTRHTLSGGTEQVLRHQDQWQRLRADHELLPGAIEEMLRWTSPVKNMCRTLTADTEFHGTSLTAGEKIMLMFEAANFDESVFGDPHNFRIDRNPNSHLAFGFGTHFCLGNQLARLELKIMMTKVLTRLPDLRLADENMLPLRPANFVSGLESMPVVFTPTAKVLG is encoded by the coding sequence ATTGCCCCCGCCAAGCCCGACGTCGATCTCGCCGACGGCAACTTCTACGCCGACGGTCGCGCGGCGCGGGAAGCCTACGCGTGGATGCGCGCCAACCAGCCGGTGTTCCGGGACCGCAACGGGCTGGCGGCCGCGACGACCTATCAGGCGGTGCTCGACGCCGAGCGCAACCCGGAGCTGTTCTCCAGCACCGGCGGGATCCGGCCCGACCAGCCGGGCATGCCGTACATGATCGACATGGACGATCCGTCGCACATCCTGCGCCGCAAGCTGGTGAACTCCGGGTTCACCCGCAAGCGCGTGATGGACAAGGTGCCCTCGATCGAGCGCCTGTGCGATGCGCTGATCGACGGGGTGTGTGAGCGCGGGGAGGCGGACTTCGTCCGCGACATCGCGGCGCCGCTGCCGATGGCCGTCATCGGGGACATGCTCGGCGTGCTGCCCGAGGAGCGCGACAAGCTGCTCGAGTGGTCCGACGACCTGGTGTGCGGGCTGTCCTCGACGGTCGACGAGCAGACGATCCAGAAGCTGATGGACACCTTCGCCGCGTACACCGCCTTCACGATGGAGGTGATCGCCGACCGTCGCGCCAACCCGACCGACGACCTGTTCTCGGTGCTGGTCAACGCCGAGGTCGAGGGTCAGAAGATGTCCGACGACGAGATCGTGTTCGAGACGCTGCTGATCCTCATCGGCGGCGACGAGACCACGCGCCACACGCTGTCGGGCGGCACCGAGCAGGTGCTGCGGCATCAGGATCAGTGGCAGCGGCTGCGCGCCGATCACGAGTTGCTGCCCGGCGCCATCGAGGAGATGCTGCGCTGGACGTCGCCGGTGAAGAACATGTGCCGGACGCTGACCGCCGACACCGAGTTCCACGGCACGTCGCTGACGGCCGGCGAGAAGATCATGCTGATGTTCGAGGCGGCCAACTTCGACGAGTCGGTGTTCGGCGACCCGCATAACTTCCGTATCGACCGGAACCCGAACAGCCACTTGGCTTTCGGCTTCGGCACCCACTTCTGTCTCGGTAACCAGCTGGCCCGGCTCGAGCTGAAGATCATGATGACCAAGGTGTTGACCCGGCTGCCGGACCTGCGGCTGGCCGACGAGAACATGCTGCCGCTGCGCCCGGCGAACTTCGTCAGCGGCCTGGAGTCCATGCCGGTGGTGTTCACCCCGACCGCGAAGGTGCTCGGCTAG
- a CDS encoding BTAD domain-containing putative transcriptional regulator has product MELGVLGPLHVRQFGLPVAIPGAKPRAILTMLGLSGGAVVPGDTLVELLWGTDPPRTAAKALQTHISALRRALGDGFVLTQGTGWTVNTPEIDAVRYGTAAALGREAMAAGDAGHAVARFDEALRLWRGAPEMPDSRRGAAERIRWTEGHAALVEDRADALLATGRSAELIGELEAAIAEAPLRERRWGQLMLALYRAGRQGEALAAYQRVRALLADELGVDPGPELRRLESKIVVQDDSLELPVYQNVSSVMRAVTFLLTDIEGSTAAWEHDADAMAVALARHDEVVGHVVTSRGGRLIKTRGEGDATFSVFDRPSGAAAAAVELQEAIRREPWALAEPMRIRIALHTGEVEFRDGDYFGRAVNRAARLRSLADGGQILCSGATAELVIDSLADDVVLADLGTRQLKNLARPEHVFELQLQSPDDSRPPTVDAPVERPVMPVLLAGAGPFVGRAGEIELLLAGWQTTLDSGARAVLISGEPGVGKTRLAGEWSRRAYEEGAAVLYGRCDEDLGAPYQPFAEALRSLLPCVGPQRLRGLRGIEALLPLVPGLPDVLPELAAPPRADPDTERYALFDAVVAVMGAVSASTPVILVLDDLHWAAKPTLLLLRHLLRFGEHARVQIIGTYRSTDLDRSHPLAAMLADLNRDGIANRLQLGGLERDDVTAYLAAAGYDDEDLARALASVTGGNPFFLIEALRHVDESGGRWDPSTLPQGVREAVSRRLSRLSVETNKALGAAAVVGSRFAVDLVERVMDQDLVDAFDEACKAGIVIEEPGGLYRFNHALVRQSLLAELASVRRMRLHQRIAVALESEPGADELLAELAHHYFECAWAGNAAKAVDYCRRAADQAMARLAYEGAADLYDKALHALEELDDDLPDRGELQGELSIARCEALLAAGDVASAGSAVAQLRRAAGDSGRLAAWGVCFDGQLSSLTDPGRLDEFESSVGEAARTLAELKDSAGEAKAHTVRAGCLARLGRIGDCEAALDQALTAARRARDHRRVNAVLANAPLAALWGPNPVPRAGGRCLDVVRLLRITTGSPIVEATSTRCQALLDAFRGRADAGRQLIDSARRSLSELGMRHALLEVEQFAGIIELVADEHAAAEPHLRRAYRGFRRMRLDADTAETAALLARACLTLGRDADADELCAESERLAGHALKASISWRTVRAQLLARGGDLDGARRVAEEAVALAERTDALVDHGDACLALAAVLVAAGDVGGARSAAERALELYELKGAAALSDQALLMLRQQHDSAIQSRSEVTVVKLDNACVRAGERVIQAINRQDWEQLERLIAPKIELESRRKIVGFAPMRFSFEGWRREMSRYLDLGFNDYRQTIVAIRGDRFALSKLLMDTRDDSIGAPRDEALQVVGLDEDGRIALQVSFDVEDVDAALAELESRHARLDAQRRRRMLENTATRADDHAYALFARGCLDEIGALYAEDLHIEDRRHGFYRESDDRETALANVRAIAEIGAMITHTPLAVRGDRLSLSHIRFEEHDRQTGSFFAESLELNEVDAEGVMVTRIVFDVDDLDAAIAELDSRYAAGEARPHADAWSIIVEGCAFLKCHGTWPITDDFVGVDHRSGATSAPEDMTAFIRESALDTPGIELYVEAVHRLADSAAVITTVTMGTSTQGFDAEWRSMGVIVFEGRLIARTEVFDVADLDAALARFDELSRPQRSLENDATRCYERFNSCLARGDREGLAATLADDFVADDSRRVVGSGRVGRDAAIDHVRVLSDLGVTEATSTILATRGNRLALMRAHFRGRDVRPDAFSIDVLHLAEVGEAHRMTGFAAFDVDDFDAAITELDARYLAGEAAPFARIFSVFAQGFSALNRREIPATTTRFVDIDRRSGAGLGSGDLRAYLAIALQDTENNCLYVEAVHRLSEVGAVITHVARGLTSEGLGLEWRMVDVLTVEGDLIDRCEMFDDSDLDAAIARFDELCSPASRLENSASRVYDRWVAAYHHRDWMAMQELMARDIIHADRRRVVNGGVQLGREAVMTNMRAIAAVGVTDIDPSVIATRGDRLALVHQRVSGDRRPSAFRSDIVSVVEINAHHCFTRGVAFDPDDLGAALADLDARYLVGEAAPHVHTWSVVMAGYAAFNEGELSALTPDFASLDHRRAAAFAPGELVRYIQAAWEDSPGTSIRVEAVHRLSDRGAVITHFSAGTSRAGFHAEWRDIAVAMVNGDALGRMELFDATDLDAALARFDELSATGTLENEASRATERFVHCFAISDWDALTENLHSEFTLDDRRHVVGAGIRRGRDAEIEDLRAFTDVGLMNAAFTVIATRGERLVLSRTTIGQLDSQIGDVHTDMLAIAEVDAESRMTATVLFDPNDIDAAVSELDARFMAGEGALYADIWSLVIKTYAAFNRHELSKTTPDWANIDHRLGVGSATGEMNTYVSAMWEVVPDVSTHIESVHRLSTLGAVFTHTERGTSQEGFAAEWREVALLTFDGDAINRCELFDENDLDMAVARFDALG; this is encoded by the coding sequence GTGGAGCTGGGGGTTCTGGGCCCTCTGCACGTCCGGCAGTTCGGTCTTCCGGTCGCGATTCCGGGCGCCAAGCCACGGGCCATCTTGACGATGCTCGGGTTGTCGGGCGGTGCCGTCGTTCCCGGGGACACGCTCGTCGAACTGCTGTGGGGGACGGATCCACCGCGCACCGCGGCGAAGGCTCTGCAAACGCACATCTCGGCGCTGCGTCGCGCGCTGGGTGACGGCTTCGTGCTCACCCAGGGCACGGGATGGACCGTCAACACGCCCGAGATCGACGCTGTCCGCTACGGAACGGCCGCTGCACTGGGCCGTGAGGCGATGGCCGCCGGGGACGCCGGTCACGCGGTGGCCCGCTTCGACGAGGCGCTGAGACTGTGGCGCGGCGCGCCGGAAATGCCCGACAGCCGGCGCGGGGCCGCGGAGAGGATCCGCTGGACCGAGGGGCACGCCGCTCTGGTAGAGGACCGCGCCGATGCATTGCTGGCGACGGGCCGGTCCGCGGAGCTCATCGGCGAACTCGAAGCCGCGATCGCCGAGGCCCCGCTGCGCGAGCGGCGTTGGGGCCAACTGATGCTCGCCCTCTATCGGGCCGGCCGGCAAGGTGAAGCACTTGCTGCGTATCAACGGGTCCGCGCACTGCTTGCCGACGAGCTGGGTGTCGACCCGGGACCGGAGCTGCGTAGGCTGGAGTCCAAGATCGTCGTCCAAGACGACTCACTCGAACTGCCCGTCTACCAGAATGTTTCGTCCGTCATGCGGGCGGTGACGTTCCTGCTCACCGACATCGAGGGGTCAACCGCGGCGTGGGAGCACGATGCCGACGCCATGGCAGTGGCGCTGGCCCGCCACGACGAGGTCGTCGGGCACGTGGTCACCTCGCGCGGCGGGCGACTCATCAAGACCCGTGGCGAAGGTGATGCGACGTTCTCGGTGTTCGACCGCCCGTCGGGGGCGGCTGCGGCTGCCGTCGAATTGCAGGAAGCCATCCGCCGCGAACCGTGGGCGCTCGCCGAACCGATGCGGATTCGGATCGCCCTGCACACCGGCGAGGTGGAGTTCCGCGACGGCGACTACTTCGGTCGCGCGGTCAACCGGGCCGCTCGCCTGCGGTCGCTGGCCGACGGCGGCCAGATCCTGTGCTCAGGGGCGACAGCTGAACTGGTCATCGATTCCCTGGCCGACGACGTCGTTCTGGCCGATCTCGGCACGCGTCAGCTGAAGAACCTCGCCCGCCCGGAGCACGTGTTCGAGCTGCAGCTGCAGAGTCCCGATGACTCCCGTCCGCCCACGGTCGATGCGCCCGTCGAACGGCCGGTCATGCCCGTCTTGCTGGCTGGTGCCGGCCCGTTCGTGGGCAGAGCCGGCGAGATCGAGCTACTGCTGGCCGGATGGCAGACGACACTCGACTCCGGAGCGCGAGCGGTACTGATCTCGGGCGAGCCCGGCGTCGGGAAGACGCGGCTGGCGGGGGAGTGGTCCCGTCGGGCGTATGAGGAGGGCGCCGCCGTGCTGTACGGCCGCTGCGACGAGGACCTCGGCGCGCCGTACCAGCCGTTCGCCGAGGCGCTGCGATCGCTGCTGCCGTGCGTAGGGCCCCAGCGGTTGCGCGGCCTGCGCGGGATCGAGGCGCTCCTGCCACTGGTTCCGGGCTTGCCTGACGTGCTTCCCGAGTTGGCGGCGCCGCCGCGCGCCGACCCCGACACCGAACGCTATGCGCTCTTCGACGCGGTGGTTGCGGTGATGGGCGCGGTGTCCGCGAGCACACCCGTGATTCTCGTCCTCGACGATCTCCATTGGGCGGCCAAGCCGACACTGTTGCTGCTGCGACACCTCCTCCGTTTCGGCGAGCACGCACGCGTGCAGATCATCGGGACGTACCGCAGCACCGACCTCGATCGGTCGCACCCGCTGGCCGCGATGCTGGCCGACCTGAACCGCGACGGCATCGCCAACAGGCTGCAGCTCGGCGGGCTCGAGCGCGACGATGTCACGGCGTACCTGGCCGCGGCGGGTTATGACGACGAAGACCTCGCCCGAGCGCTGGCCTCGGTGACCGGCGGCAATCCCTTCTTCCTCATCGAGGCGCTGCGGCATGTGGACGAGAGCGGTGGTCGCTGGGATCCGAGTACTCTGCCGCAGGGTGTCCGAGAAGCCGTGAGTCGCAGGCTGTCTCGTCTGTCGGTCGAGACGAACAAGGCCCTCGGCGCGGCGGCCGTCGTGGGCAGCCGGTTCGCCGTCGACCTGGTCGAGCGGGTGATGGACCAGGATCTCGTCGATGCGTTCGACGAGGCGTGCAAAGCGGGCATCGTCATCGAGGAGCCTGGTGGGCTGTACCGCTTCAATCACGCTCTCGTGCGGCAGTCGCTCCTCGCCGAACTGGCGTCGGTTCGGCGAATGCGACTGCACCAGCGGATCGCTGTGGCACTGGAGTCGGAGCCTGGGGCCGACGAACTGTTGGCCGAGTTGGCCCATCACTACTTCGAGTGCGCGTGGGCAGGTAATGCCGCCAAGGCGGTCGACTACTGCAGACGGGCCGCGGACCAGGCGATGGCGCGGCTGGCTTACGAGGGCGCCGCCGACCTCTACGACAAGGCGCTCCATGCGCTCGAGGAACTCGACGACGACCTGCCGGATCGCGGTGAACTGCAGGGTGAGTTGTCGATCGCGCGCTGCGAGGCGCTGCTCGCGGCGGGTGACGTCGCTTCGGCGGGGAGTGCGGTCGCGCAACTACGCCGAGCTGCGGGCGATTCCGGACGGCTCGCGGCGTGGGGTGTCTGCTTCGACGGCCAGCTCTCGTCGCTCACCGATCCGGGCCGACTGGACGAGTTCGAGTCTTCGGTCGGTGAGGCCGCCCGGACACTGGCCGAGTTGAAGGATTCGGCGGGGGAGGCCAAAGCGCACACCGTACGCGCCGGATGTCTCGCGCGGCTGGGCCGGATCGGAGACTGCGAGGCGGCGCTGGACCAGGCGTTGACGGCGGCTCGACGGGCGCGGGATCACCGCCGCGTGAACGCGGTGCTCGCCAACGCGCCACTGGCGGCGCTGTGGGGGCCGAACCCGGTGCCGCGCGCCGGCGGTCGTTGCCTGGATGTCGTCCGCCTGCTGAGGATCACGACGGGCTCTCCGATCGTGGAGGCCACGTCGACGCGCTGCCAGGCGCTACTGGACGCGTTCCGTGGGCGTGCTGACGCCGGGCGACAACTGATCGACTCGGCGAGGCGGTCGCTGTCCGAGTTGGGCATGCGGCACGCGCTCCTGGAGGTGGAGCAGTTCGCCGGCATCATCGAGTTGGTCGCCGACGAGCACGCCGCCGCAGAGCCGCACCTGCGGCGGGCTTACCGCGGCTTCCGTCGTATGAGGTTGGACGCCGACACCGCGGAGACCGCCGCGCTGTTGGCACGGGCGTGCCTGACCCTGGGACGGGATGCTGATGCCGACGAATTGTGCGCGGAGAGTGAACGTCTCGCCGGCCACGCGCTGAAGGCGTCGATCTCGTGGCGGACGGTGCGGGCACAGCTACTGGCGCGGGGCGGTGACCTCGACGGTGCTCGTCGGGTAGCGGAGGAGGCGGTCGCTCTCGCCGAGCGCACGGACGCGCTGGTGGACCACGGCGATGCGTGTCTGGCACTGGCGGCGGTATTGGTTGCCGCGGGTGATGTGGGGGGAGCACGGTCCGCGGCTGAACGCGCTCTCGAGCTATACGAGTTGAAAGGTGCTGCGGCCCTCTCTGATCAGGCGCTCCTGATGCTGAGGCAACAGCACGACTCAGCCATCCAGTCTCGTTCGGAGGTCACTGTCGTGAAGCTCGACAACGCCTGTGTGCGAGCCGGTGAGCGGGTCATTCAGGCCATCAATCGTCAGGACTGGGAACAGCTCGAGCGGCTCATCGCACCGAAGATCGAACTGGAGAGTCGCCGTAAGATCGTCGGTTTCGCACCAATGCGATTCTCGTTCGAAGGGTGGCGACGGGAGATGAGTCGCTATCTCGATCTTGGATTCAACGACTACCGCCAGACTATCGTCGCGATACGGGGTGACCGATTCGCGCTCTCCAAACTCTTGATGGATACACGCGACGACAGCATCGGTGCTCCACGAGACGAGGCCCTGCAGGTGGTGGGACTCGACGAAGATGGCCGAATCGCGTTGCAGGTCTCGTTCGACGTGGAGGATGTCGACGCCGCGCTGGCGGAACTCGAGAGTCGGCACGCACGGCTAGACGCACAACGGCGTCGACGGATGCTCGAGAACACCGCGACCCGCGCCGACGACCATGCTTACGCGCTCTTCGCCCGCGGCTGCCTCGATGAGATCGGAGCGCTGTACGCAGAAGACCTTCACATCGAAGATCGACGGCACGGGTTCTATCGCGAGAGTGACGACCGCGAAACAGCCCTCGCGAATGTCCGTGCGATAGCGGAGATCGGCGCAATGATCACCCACACGCCTCTCGCTGTGCGCGGAGATCGTCTCAGTCTCAGTCACATACGCTTCGAGGAGCATGATCGGCAGACCGGCTCATTCTTCGCTGAGTCGCTCGAGCTGAATGAGGTCGACGCCGAGGGTGTGATGGTGACCAGAATCGTGTTCGATGTCGACGACCTCGACGCGGCCATCGCAGAACTCGACAGTCGTTACGCCGCAGGCGAGGCGCGCCCACACGCCGACGCCTGGTCGATCATCGTCGAGGGTTGCGCCTTTCTGAAGTGTCACGGGACCTGGCCTATCACAGATGATTTCGTCGGCGTCGACCATCGTTCGGGCGCGACGTCCGCACCGGAGGACATGACGGCCTTCATACGGGAATCGGCGCTGGACACGCCCGGCATCGAGCTGTATGTCGAGGCTGTCCATCGGCTCGCCGATTCTGCAGCAGTGATCACCACGGTCACCATGGGGACATCCACCCAGGGGTTCGACGCCGAGTGGCGATCGATGGGTGTGATCGTCTTCGAAGGAAGGTTGATAGCTCGGACCGAGGTGTTCGATGTGGCGGATCTCGATGCCGCGCTGGCGCGGTTCGACGAGCTGAGTCGGCCGCAGCGATCGCTGGAGAACGACGCGACCCGCTGCTACGAGCGCTTCAACTCGTGCTTGGCCAGAGGCGATCGGGAGGGTTTGGCCGCGACACTGGCGGACGACTTCGTCGCCGACGACAGTCGTCGCGTCGTCGGGTCGGGTCGGGTCGGTCGTGACGCCGCGATCGACCACGTCCGGGTTCTCTCGGATCTCGGCGTCACCGAGGCGACGTCGACGATTCTCGCCACCCGGGGGAATCGTCTGGCATTGATGCGTGCTCACTTCCGGGGTCGCGACGTGCGACCCGACGCCTTCTCCATCGACGTGCTCCACCTCGCCGAGGTCGGCGAGGCCCATCGGATGACGGGGTTCGCCGCCTTCGATGTCGATGATTTCGACGCCGCCATCACCGAACTCGATGCGAGATATCTGGCTGGCGAGGCTGCACCGTTCGCGCGGATATTCTCGGTCTTCGCGCAGGGGTTCTCCGCACTGAATCGCCGTGAGATTCCGGCGACGACGACGCGCTTCGTCGACATCGACCGTCGGTCCGGAGCGGGGCTCGGCTCGGGTGACTTGAGGGCATACCTGGCGATTGCTCTCCAGGACACGGAGAACAACTGTCTGTATGTGGAAGCCGTGCACCGGCTGAGCGAGGTGGGCGCGGTCATCACCCACGTGGCGAGGGGCTTAACCTCGGAGGGGCTCGGCCTGGAGTGGCGAATGGTCGACGTACTCACAGTCGAAGGTGACCTCATCGACCGCTGCGAGATGTTCGACGACAGTGACCTCGATGCGGCAATCGCCAGGTTCGACGAATTGTGCAGCCCCGCATCCCGGCTGGAGAACTCGGCCAGCCGCGTCTACGACCGCTGGGTGGCGGCGTATCACCATCGGGACTGGATGGCCATGCAGGAGCTGATGGCGCGCGACATCATCCATGCCGACCGCCGTCGGGTGGTGAATGGCGGTGTCCAGCTGGGTCGCGAAGCGGTTATGACCAACATGAGGGCCATTGCCGCCGTCGGAGTGACGGACATCGACCCGTCCGTCATCGCGACCCGCGGGGATCGCCTCGCGCTCGTGCACCAACGTGTATCGGGTGACCGGCGGCCCTCTGCGTTCCGCTCGGACATCGTGAGTGTCGTCGAAATCAACGCTCACCATTGCTTCACTCGCGGCGTCGCCTTCGATCCCGACGATCTGGGGGCTGCTCTCGCTGATCTCGACGCCCGCTATCTCGTAGGCGAAGCTGCGCCGCATGTGCACACGTGGTCGGTTGTCATGGCGGGATATGCCGCCTTCAACGAAGGTGAACTGTCTGCTCTGACGCCCGACTTCGCGAGTCTCGACCATCGCCGCGCCGCTGCGTTCGCTCCCGGCGAGCTGGTCCGGTACATCCAGGCTGCATGGGAGGATTCACCGGGGACCAGCATCCGGGTGGAAGCTGTGCATCGGCTTAGCGATCGCGGTGCCGTTATCACGCATTTTTCGGCCGGTACATCCCGAGCGGGGTTCCACGCCGAGTGGCGGGACATCGCCGTAGCGATGGTGAACGGCGACGCCCTCGGTCGGATGGAGCTCTTCGACGCGACCGATCTCGACGCCGCGCTCGCACGCTTCGACGAACTCAGCGCCACAGGGACTCTGGAGAACGAGGCGAGCCGAGCAACGGAGCGATTCGTACATTGCTTTGCGATAAGTGACTGGGATGCTCTGACCGAAAACCTCCATAGCGAGTTCACTTTGGACGATCGCCGTCATGTAGTGGGCGCAGGAATCCGGCGCGGTCGAGATGCTGAGATCGAGGATCTTCGGGCGTTCACTGACGTCGGGCTCATGAACGCGGCGTTCACCGTTATTGCGACCAGGGGCGAGCGACTCGTGCTTTCGCGGACGACGATCGGGCAGCTAGATAGTCAGATCGGCGACGTGCACACCGACATGTTGGCGATAGCCGAGGTCGATGCCGAAAGTCGTATGACCGCGACCGTGTTGTTCGATCCGAACGACATCGACGCCGCCGTCTCCGAACTCGATGCCCGGTTCATGGCCGGCGAGGGCGCGCTGTACGCGGACATCTGGTCGCTGGTGATTAAGACCTACGCCGCGTTCAACCGGCATGAGTTGTCGAAGACGACGCCGGACTGGGCGAACATCGACCACCGGCTCGGCGTCGGATCCGCGACCGGCGAGATGAACACTTACGTCAGCGCCATGTGGGAGGTGGTGCCCGACGTCAGCACCCACATCGAATCCGTGCATCGTCTGAGCACACTGGGAGCGGTGTTCACCCACACCGAGCGCGGCACCTCGCAGGAGGGCTTCGCCGCGGAGTGGCGCGAGGTTGCGCTCCTCACCTTCGACGGAGATGCGATCAACCGCTGCGAGCTGTTCGACGAAAACGATCTGGATATGGCCGTGGCCAGGTTCGACGCACTCGGCTGA